In Methylococcus geothermalis, one genomic interval encodes:
- a CDS encoding TolC family protein, whose product MFSLHPSYRRPDFAVLLTVCLTAPAQAGPLSLEQALNQALAGNPGLAEIKARADALASVPPQAGSLPDPFLSFGALNVPTNDFSLNQDQMTMMEVAVSQQLPFPGKLGLAERAAQQEAIGAAKDADEARLRLARDIRLSWWALFYYDRTLGILAESRDWMAKLADIADQRYRLGQAEQSDSLLARLELTKLRDKTLELINMRHGEAARLNVLLDRSSDSTLELPSEAAFSFPELSAEPALLDQAQAQRPLLAQKQAAIEAAQNRLDLAKKEYLPDLNLGFGYAFRQNAPNGEFRSDFANFRLSINLPLYAATKQSKQVDQRQSELMRERYALHDAERSVQADVTTALAAYHHAHERLSLFEKELLPQARGTLDSLTASYRVGKIAFADVLRAQLSVFDYQVQYWNALTTSQQALARLAAALGKETL is encoded by the coding sequence ATGTTTTCGCTACACCCCTCGTACAGGCGACCGGACTTCGCTGTGCTGCTGACCGTCTGCCTGACGGCGCCGGCACAGGCCGGTCCACTTTCCCTGGAACAGGCGCTGAACCAGGCGCTGGCCGGCAATCCCGGGCTGGCCGAAATCAAGGCCCGCGCCGATGCCCTGGCCAGCGTTCCGCCCCAGGCCGGCAGCCTGCCCGATCCTTTCCTGAGCTTCGGCGCGCTGAACGTCCCCACCAACGATTTCAGCCTCAACCAGGACCAGATGACCATGATGGAAGTCGCCGTCAGCCAGCAGCTTCCGTTTCCGGGCAAGCTCGGCCTGGCCGAACGGGCGGCGCAGCAGGAAGCCATCGGCGCGGCCAAGGATGCCGATGAAGCACGGCTCCGGCTGGCGCGGGACATCCGCCTGAGCTGGTGGGCGCTGTTCTACTACGACCGCACCCTCGGCATTCTCGCCGAAAGCCGGGACTGGATGGCCAAGCTGGCGGACATCGCCGACCAGCGCTACCGGCTCGGCCAGGCGGAACAGTCGGACAGCCTGCTGGCCCGGCTGGAACTCACCAAGCTGCGCGACAAGACCCTGGAACTGATCAACATGCGCCACGGCGAGGCGGCCCGTCTCAACGTGCTGCTCGACCGCTCCAGCGACAGCACGCTGGAACTGCCCAGCGAAGCCGCGTTCAGTTTTCCCGAACTGTCGGCCGAGCCGGCGCTGCTCGACCAGGCCCAGGCCCAGCGGCCGCTGCTGGCCCAGAAACAGGCGGCCATCGAAGCCGCCCAGAACCGCCTCGACCTGGCGAAAAAGGAGTACCTGCCCGACCTCAACCTCGGCTTCGGCTACGCCTTCCGCCAGAACGCGCCGAATGGCGAATTCCGCAGCGACTTCGCCAACTTCCGGCTGAGCATCAACCTGCCGCTGTACGCCGCGACCAAGCAGTCCAAGCAGGTCGACCAGAGGCAGAGCGAGCTGATGCGGGAACGCTATGCGCTGCATGATGCCGAACGCAGCGTCCAGGCCGACGTGACCACCGCGCTGGCTGCCTACCACCATGCCCATGAGCGCCTGAGCCTGTTCGAGAAGGAACTCCTACCGCAGGCGCGCGGCACGCTGGATTCCCTGACCGCCAGTTATCGGGTGGGCAAGATCGCCTTCGCCGACGTGCTGCGCGCCCAGCTCTCGGTGTTCGATTACCAGGTGCAGTACTGGAACGCCCTCACCACTTCCCAGCAGGCGCTCGCCCGCCTCGCCGCCGCCCTCGGCAAGGAAACGCTATGA
- a CDS encoding IS5 family transposase, with product MKQTTFASLAFDRKKKQTRREKFLAEMEQAVPWPELLAVIEPHDPKAGRRGRQPYPLATMLRLYFLQQGYALSDPGLEDALYEIESMRRFAGLELADDALPDETTILNFRRLLERHELTAKLMNAINDVLEARGLLLKGGTMVDATIIHAAPSTKNKAKARDPEMHQTKKGHQWFFGMKVHVGADVHTGVAHTVSVTPAHAADISQLPNLLREDDRLILGDAGYVNDTYKRAARQAGVVWGVALKARPKRRLGAAQKRRHRRMSSIRSRVEHLFRVMKRQFGYTKTRYRGLAKNAAQVLTLIGLTHLYLKMRALMT from the coding sequence ATGAAACAGACCACCTTTGCCTCCTTAGCGTTTGACCGGAAGAAGAAGCAGACTCGGCGTGAGAAGTTTCTGGCCGAGATGGAGCAGGCGGTGCCGTGGCCGGAGTTGCTGGCGGTGATCGAACCGCATGACCCGAAAGCGGGTCGGCGCGGTCGTCAACCGTACCCGTTGGCGACGATGCTCAGGCTTTACTTCCTCCAGCAAGGGTATGCCTTGTCCGACCCGGGCCTGGAAGATGCCCTGTACGAGATCGAATCGATGCGGCGCTTTGCGGGTCTGGAGTTGGCCGATGACGCGCTGCCGGATGAAACCACGATCCTCAACTTCCGGCGCCTGCTGGAACGTCACGAGCTGACGGCGAAGTTGATGAACGCCATCAATGACGTGTTGGAAGCGCGAGGGTTGCTGCTCAAGGGGGGCACGATGGTGGATGCGACGATTATCCACGCCGCGCCATCGACGAAGAACAAGGCCAAAGCGCGCGACCCCGAGATGCACCAGACCAAGAAGGGCCATCAGTGGTTCTTCGGCATGAAGGTGCACGTGGGAGCAGACGTTCACACCGGCGTCGCCCACACGGTCTCGGTGACACCGGCCCATGCCGCCGACATCAGCCAGTTGCCGAACCTGCTGCGCGAGGACGACCGGCTGATCCTCGGCGATGCCGGCTACGTCAACGACACCTATAAGCGCGCTGCGCGGCAGGCCGGGGTCGTGTGGGGCGTCGCCTTGAAAGCCCGTCCGAAACGGCGCTTGGGGGCTGCGCAGAAACGCCGCCATCGGCGAATGTCGTCGATCCGCAGCCGAGTCGAGCACCTTTTTCGGGTGATGAAGCGGCAGTTCGGCTACACCAAGACGCGCTACCGGGGTCTGGCTAAGAACGCCGCCCAGGTGTTGACCCTCATAGGGTTGACCCATCTTTACCTAAAGATGCGCGCATTGATGACCTGA
- a CDS encoding efflux RND transporter permease subunit — MLAHVIDWSLRNVFLVLLATVAVVAAGIYAVVRTPLDALPDLSDAQVIVYTEYPGQAPQVVEDQVTYPLTTSMLNVPRSKVVRGFSFFGASYVYVIFDDGTDIYWARSRVLEYLNAAAAKLPKNVTPRIGPDATGVGWVYQYAITGAGHTLAELRTLQDWFLRYQLSKAQGVAEVASIGGFVQQYQVTIDPHKLQAYGVPLKKIIEVIRASNTDVGGRVVELAETEYMVRGRGYLHGIADLEQLVVKAAGGIPVLIRDVARVELVPDERRGIAELNGEGEVVSGIALARYGQNALDVIDSVKARLLEIAPGLPEGVDIVPVYDRSELILRAIATLRETLLEESAVVAAVCALFLFHLRSALVAILMLPVGILIAFIVMRSMDLNSNLMSLGGIAIAIGAMVDAAIVMIENAHKHLERDPDRPRIELIRAACREVGPALFFSLLIITVSFLPVFALEAQEGRLFHPLAYTKTFAMAGAALLSVTVVPVMMLLFVRGRILPEARNPVNRLLIGLYRPVIRGVLRHKALTLTGAFAILAATLYPASRLGSEFMPTLNEGTLLFMPTTLPGISITKASELLQTQDRILKRFPEVASVFGKAGRAQTATDPAPLEMAETLVNLKPQDQWRPGMTIDKLVAEMDQALQIPGVTNAWTMPIKNRIDMLSTGIRTPIGVKVFGRDLETLDRLARQIEQAIKTVPGTTSVYAERVTGGHYLNIEPDYTQLARYGLTVGDLQEVIATALGGETITTTVEGRERFGVIVRYPRELRDDPLSLGSHILIPTDSKSSGADSGANVPLGQLAHISLTLGAPGIRTENALLSAYVFVDLRGRDIGGYVEDARRAVQSAVKLPPGYFVTWSGQFEYLQRAEQRLMLVVPLTLAVIFVLLYLNFGRLTETLIVMASVPFALVGGVWLLWLLDYNLSIAVGIGFIALAGVAAETGVVMLIYLDHAWKELREEARRTGRTPGTDDLYRAVMAGAVERVRPKMMTVTAIMAGLLPILWSTGSGSEVMRRIAAPMVGGMVSSTVLTLAVIPAVYAWCKLRSLESEDWKCSR, encoded by the coding sequence ATGCTCGCGCACGTCATCGACTGGTCCCTGCGCAATGTCTTCCTGGTGCTGCTGGCGACGGTCGCCGTGGTCGCCGCCGGCATCTATGCCGTGGTTCGCACCCCGCTGGATGCCCTCCCCGACCTGTCCGACGCCCAGGTCATCGTCTACACCGAATACCCCGGCCAGGCGCCGCAGGTCGTGGAGGACCAGGTCACCTATCCCCTCACCACCTCGATGCTGAACGTGCCCCGCTCCAAGGTGGTGCGCGGCTTCTCGTTCTTCGGGGCCTCCTACGTCTACGTCATCTTCGACGACGGCACCGACATCTACTGGGCGCGCTCGCGGGTGCTGGAATACCTCAACGCCGCCGCCGCGAAGCTGCCCAAGAACGTCACCCCGCGCATCGGCCCGGACGCGACCGGGGTCGGCTGGGTCTACCAGTACGCGATCACCGGCGCCGGCCACACCCTGGCCGAGCTGCGCACGCTGCAGGACTGGTTCCTGCGCTATCAGCTCAGCAAGGCGCAGGGCGTGGCCGAGGTCGCCAGCATCGGCGGCTTCGTGCAGCAGTACCAGGTGACCATCGATCCGCACAAGCTGCAGGCCTACGGCGTGCCCTTGAAGAAGATCATCGAGGTAATCCGCGCCAGCAACACCGACGTGGGCGGGCGCGTGGTCGAGCTGGCGGAAACGGAGTACATGGTGCGCGGACGCGGCTACCTGCACGGCATCGCCGACCTGGAACAACTGGTGGTGAAGGCCGCAGGCGGCATCCCGGTGCTGATCCGCGACGTCGCCCGGGTGGAGCTGGTGCCGGACGAGCGCCGCGGCATCGCCGAACTGAACGGCGAAGGCGAGGTGGTATCCGGCATCGCCCTGGCCCGCTACGGCCAGAACGCGCTGGACGTGATCGACAGCGTCAAGGCCCGGCTGCTCGAAATCGCCCCCGGCCTGCCCGAAGGCGTCGACATCGTGCCGGTGTACGACCGCTCGGAGCTGATCCTGCGCGCCATCGCCACCCTGCGCGAAACCCTGCTGGAGGAAAGCGCGGTGGTCGCCGCGGTCTGCGCGCTGTTCCTGTTCCATCTGCGCAGCGCCCTGGTCGCCATCCTGATGCTGCCGGTCGGCATCCTGATCGCCTTCATCGTGATGCGCTCGATGGATCTAAATTCCAACCTGATGAGCCTGGGCGGCATCGCCATCGCGATCGGGGCCATGGTGGACGCCGCCATCGTGATGATCGAGAACGCCCACAAGCATCTGGAGCGCGACCCCGACCGACCCCGCATCGAACTCATCCGCGCCGCCTGCCGGGAGGTGGGGCCGGCCCTGTTCTTCAGCCTGCTGATCATCACCGTCTCGTTCCTGCCCGTGTTCGCGCTGGAAGCCCAGGAAGGCCGGCTGTTCCATCCGCTGGCCTACACCAAGACCTTCGCCATGGCCGGCGCCGCGCTGCTGTCGGTCACGGTGGTGCCGGTCATGATGCTGCTGTTCGTGCGCGGCCGCATCCTGCCGGAGGCCCGCAACCCGGTGAACCGGCTGCTCATCGGCCTGTACCGGCCCGTGATCCGGGGCGTGCTGCGCCACAAGGCCCTCACCCTGACCGGCGCCTTCGCCATTCTGGCGGCGACGCTCTATCCGGCCTCTCGCCTCGGCAGCGAATTCATGCCCACGCTGAACGAAGGCACCCTGTTGTTCATGCCGACCACCCTGCCTGGCATCTCCATCACCAAGGCGTCGGAGCTGCTGCAGACCCAGGACCGCATCCTGAAGCGTTTTCCGGAGGTGGCCTCGGTGTTCGGCAAGGCCGGCCGCGCCCAGACCGCCACCGATCCGGCGCCGCTGGAAATGGCCGAGACCCTGGTCAACCTGAAGCCTCAGGATCAGTGGCGGCCGGGCATGACGATCGACAAGCTGGTCGCCGAGATGGACCAGGCGCTGCAGATCCCCGGCGTCACCAATGCCTGGACCATGCCGATCAAGAACCGGATCGACATGCTATCCACCGGCATCCGCACCCCCATCGGCGTCAAGGTGTTCGGCCGGGACCTGGAAACCCTGGACCGCCTCGCCCGCCAGATCGAGCAGGCCATCAAGACCGTGCCGGGCACCACCAGCGTGTACGCCGAGCGCGTCACCGGCGGCCATTACCTCAACATCGAACCGGATTACACCCAGCTGGCGCGCTACGGCCTGACCGTCGGCGACCTGCAGGAGGTGATCGCCACCGCGCTGGGCGGCGAAACCATCACCACCACGGTGGAAGGACGCGAGCGCTTCGGCGTGATCGTGCGCTATCCCCGCGAGCTGAGGGACGATCCCCTGAGCCTGGGCAGCCACATCCTGATTCCCACTGACTCGAAGAGCAGCGGAGCTGACTCCGGCGCCAACGTCCCGCTCGGCCAGCTCGCCCACATCTCGCTCACGCTGGGCGCCCCCGGCATCCGCACCGAGAACGCACTGCTCTCGGCCTACGTATTCGTCGACCTGCGCGGACGCGACATCGGCGGCTATGTCGAGGACGCGCGGCGGGCGGTGCAGTCGGCGGTGAAACTGCCGCCCGGCTACTTCGTCACCTGGAGCGGACAGTTCGAATACCTGCAGCGGGCCGAACAGCGCCTGATGCTGGTGGTGCCGCTCACCCTCGCCGTGATCTTCGTCCTGCTGTACCTGAACTTCGGACGGCTGACCGAAACCCTGATCGTGATGGCCTCCGTGCCGTTCGCCCTGGTCGGCGGAGTGTGGCTGCTGTGGCTGCTCGATTACAACCTGAGCATCGCCGTGGGCATCGGCTTCATCGCCCTGGCCGGCGTCGCCGCGGAAACCGGCGTGGTCATGCTGATCTATCTCGACCACGCCTGGAAGGAACTGCGCGAGGAAGCCCGCCGGACAGGCCGCACGCCCGGCACGGATGATCTCTATCGCGCCGTCATGGCCGGCGCGGTGGAGCGGGTGCGGCCTAAGATGATGACCGTCACTGCGATCATGGCGGGCCTCCTGCCCATCCTCTGGAGCACCGGCTCCGGCTCGGAAGTCATGCGCCGCATCGCCGCGCCCATGGTCGGCGGGATGGTCTCCTCCACCGTCCTGACCCTGGCGGTCATCCCGGCGGTCTACGCCTGGTGCAAACTGCGTTCGCTGGAGAGCGAAGACTGGAAATGCAGTCGGTAA
- a CDS encoding efflux RND transporter periplasmic adaptor subunit → MKPSVRPILLLLALAGTGLGGYGLGRKTAPPPPPGPETAAARRPLFYRNPMNPQVTSPVPAKDDMGMDYVPVYAEDLAPSARSGEAVISLGPEKIQKLGVRSEPARRRVLTHVIRALGVVEIDERRVHAIAPRFEGWIERLGVNTTGQPVRQGEVLLEAYSPDLVSAQEEYRIAGSGEASRALREGAIQRLRNWSVPEPWLRRFEASGEIQRRVPLASPVNGIVLEKNALQGMRFLPGDTLFRIADLSTVWVIASIFEQDLGHVRVGQTARIGFNAYPEQSFEGRVSYVYPTVTDAVRTARVRIELANPKQRLKPAMYGDVTLQAAAEAEPVLAVPDSAVLDSGTRQLVLVRLGEGNFEPRPVETGQRVEGYTEIRRGLSAGEEVVTRANFLIDSESNLRAAIGSFSTGQPSPAPTAAPDHSMHGGH, encoded by the coding sequence ATGAAACCGTCTGTACGTCCGATCTTGCTCCTCCTGGCATTGGCCGGCACCGGCCTCGGCGGCTACGGGCTGGGACGGAAAACCGCGCCACCGCCTCCACCCGGCCCGGAGACCGCAGCCGCGAGGCGTCCCTTGTTCTACCGCAATCCGATGAACCCGCAGGTCACATCGCCCGTGCCGGCCAAGGACGACATGGGGATGGACTACGTGCCGGTCTACGCCGAAGACCTGGCGCCGTCCGCCCGCTCCGGTGAAGCGGTCATCAGCCTCGGCCCGGAGAAGATCCAGAAGCTCGGTGTGCGGTCCGAGCCGGCGCGGCGCCGGGTCCTGACCCACGTCATCCGGGCGCTGGGCGTGGTCGAGATCGACGAGCGCCGGGTCCATGCGATCGCGCCGCGCTTCGAGGGCTGGATCGAACGGCTGGGCGTCAACACCACCGGACAGCCGGTACGGCAGGGCGAAGTGCTGCTGGAGGCGTACAGCCCCGACCTGGTCTCGGCCCAGGAGGAATACCGCATCGCCGGCTCCGGCGAGGCCAGCCGGGCCTTGCGGGAAGGGGCGATCCAGCGGCTGCGCAACTGGAGCGTGCCGGAACCCTGGCTGCGCCGGTTCGAGGCCAGCGGCGAAATCCAGCGCCGGGTGCCGCTGGCGTCGCCGGTGAACGGCATCGTGCTGGAGAAGAATGCGCTGCAGGGCATGCGCTTCCTGCCCGGCGACACCTTGTTCCGCATCGCCGATCTGTCCACGGTCTGGGTGATCGCTTCGATCTTCGAGCAGGACCTCGGCCATGTCCGGGTGGGGCAGACCGCCCGCATCGGCTTCAATGCCTATCCGGAGCAGTCCTTCGAAGGCCGGGTGAGCTATGTCTACCCCACGGTGACCGATGCCGTGCGCACGGCGAGGGTGCGCATCGAACTGGCGAATCCGAAGCAACGGCTCAAGCCGGCGATGTACGGCGACGTCACCCTGCAGGCGGCGGCGGAGGCGGAACCGGTGCTGGCGGTGCCCGACTCCGCCGTGCTCGACAGCGGCACCCGGCAGCTGGTTCTGGTCCGCCTGGGCGAAGGCAACTTCGAGCCCCGCCCGGTCGAAACCGGCCAGCGGGTGGAGGGGTATACGGAAATCCGCCGGGGACTCAGCGCAGGCGAAGAGGTGGTGACGCGCGCCAATTTCCTGATCGATTCGGAAAGCAACCTGCGCGCGGCGATCGGCAGTTTTTCGACCGGCCAGCCCTCGCCCGCCCCGACCGCCGCGCCCGACCATTCGATGCACGGAGGCCATTGA
- a CDS encoding LysR family transcriptional regulator has protein sequence MKPSLLELRHLQTLLALVETGTLSKAAARVFLTQSAISHQIKQLEEHYGVVLFERKTQPLRLSPAGQRLHSLAETVMKAVREAERDIARIAQGNSGQLRIAVECHTCFDWLMPAMDQFREHWPEIELDLVSGFHADPLGLLREDRAELVVVSEPQAREGVAFHPLFRFEIVGLVSRQHPLAPKTFLAPEDFAEETLLSYPVPEDMLDIVRKVLKPRGIEPKRRTAELTVAILQLVASRRGIAALPNWTVQNYLEREYVLAKPIGETGLWSALYAATTEDMAQTAYMGDFLDIVRSSSFRNLRGLLPLTTEDSP, from the coding sequence ATGAAGCCATCTCTGCTGGAACTCCGCCACCTGCAAACCCTCCTGGCCCTGGTCGAAACCGGCACGCTGTCGAAGGCGGCGGCGCGGGTGTTCCTCACCCAGTCGGCCATCTCGCACCAGATCAAGCAGTTGGAGGAGCACTACGGCGTGGTGCTGTTCGAGCGCAAGACCCAGCCCTTGCGCCTGTCGCCCGCAGGCCAGCGCCTCCACAGTCTGGCCGAGACGGTGATGAAGGCGGTGCGGGAAGCCGAACGCGACATCGCCCGCATCGCCCAGGGCAACAGCGGCCAGCTCCGGATCGCGGTGGAGTGCCATACCTGCTTCGACTGGCTGATGCCGGCGATGGACCAGTTCCGCGAACACTGGCCGGAGATCGAGCTGGACCTGGTCTCCGGCTTCCACGCCGATCCCTTGGGCCTGCTGCGGGAGGACCGCGCCGAGCTGGTGGTGGTGTCCGAACCTCAGGCGCGCGAGGGCGTCGCCTTCCATCCGCTGTTCCGGTTCGAGATCGTGGGCCTGGTGTCGCGCCAGCATCCGCTCGCGCCCAAAACCTTCCTGGCGCCGGAGGATTTCGCCGAGGAAACCCTGCTCAGCTATCCGGTGCCGGAGGACATGCTGGACATCGTCCGCAAGGTGCTCAAGCCCCGCGGCATCGAGCCGAAGCGGCGCACCGCCGAACTCACGGTCGCCATCCTGCAGCTCGTCGCCAGCCGCCGCGGCATCGCCGCCCTGCCCAACTGGACCGTGCAAAACTATCTCGAGCGCGAATACGTGCTGGCCAAGCCGATCGGCGAAACCGGCCTTTGGAGCGCGCTGTACGCAGCTACCACGGAAGACATGGCGCAAACGGCGTACATGGGGGATTTCCTGGACATCGTGCGCTCCAGCAGTTTCCGCAATCTGCGGGGGCTGCTGCCGCTCACGACGGAAGATTCGCCTTGA
- the metE gene encoding 5-methyltetrahydropteroyltriglutamate--homocysteine S-methyltransferase produces the protein MAVTHSLGFPRIGAGRELKQAVEAYWAGRAGLAELMETGRQLRERHWKIQSHSGIDLVPVGDFAWYDQMLNMTALLGAAPDRFGFQPDVLTLDQYFQLARGNAEQPAMEMTKWFDTNYHYIVPEFDRETRFGPGTEWLFDEVEEAKALRLNPKPVLIGPLTYLYLGKERQAGFGRLELLPRLLPAYAAILRRLHAAGVHWVQMDEPILGLDLPPDWIEAFAPAYAALAEAGPKLLLATYFASVAEHAVWLKSSAVAGVHIDAVRAPEQVADFVEEFPADKVLSLGLIDGRNVWRTDLRRALDLAESASAALGERLWLAPSCSLLHVPQDLELETSLNPEIKAWLAFAVQKLEELAVIDKGLRLGRQAVAAELAEQERLLLARAQSPLTHDPDVKRRLEGLSDADFRRYSPFGERCPLQRERLRLPPFPTTTIGSFPQTPAIRKARAAHRSGELNEAAYRDAMRAAIREAIGKQEALGLDLLVHGEAERNDMVEYFGEQLAGYAFTKHGWVQSYGSRCVKPPIIYGDVARAKPMTVEWIGYAQSLTKKPVKGMLTGPVTMLQWSFVRDDQPRATTALQIALAIRDEVADLEAAGVAAIQIDEPAFREGLPLKAADRADYLDWAVKAFRLASCGVADDTQIHTHMCYSEFGDILPAIAALDADVITVETCRSAMDLLEAFRVFGYPNDIGPGVYDIHSPRVPAGAEMRALLEKAAAAVDPERLWVNPDCGLKTRQWPEVEQALANMVEAARAMREAKSGLESAGRKGALKRA, from the coding sequence ATGGCAGTCACACATTCCCTGGGATTTCCCCGCATCGGCGCAGGCCGCGAACTGAAGCAGGCCGTCGAAGCCTATTGGGCCGGCCGGGCCGGCTTGGCGGAGTTGATGGAAACGGGACGGCAGTTGCGGGAACGGCACTGGAAGATCCAGAGCCATTCCGGCATCGATCTGGTGCCGGTCGGCGACTTCGCCTGGTACGACCAGATGCTGAACATGACGGCGCTGCTGGGTGCCGCCCCCGACCGGTTCGGCTTCCAGCCGGATGTTCTGACCCTGGACCAGTATTTCCAGCTCGCGCGGGGCAACGCCGAGCAGCCGGCGATGGAAATGACCAAGTGGTTCGACACCAACTACCACTACATCGTCCCCGAGTTCGACCGGGAGACCCGCTTCGGTCCGGGCACGGAATGGCTGTTCGACGAAGTGGAGGAGGCCAAGGCCCTGCGGCTCAATCCCAAGCCGGTGCTGATCGGGCCTCTGACCTATCTCTATCTCGGCAAGGAAAGGCAGGCCGGCTTCGGCCGCCTGGAACTCCTGCCCCGGCTGCTGCCGGCCTATGCCGCGATCCTGCGGCGTCTGCATGCCGCGGGCGTGCACTGGGTGCAGATGGACGAGCCGATCCTGGGGCTGGACCTGCCGCCCGACTGGATCGAAGCCTTCGCGCCGGCCTATGCCGCCCTGGCGGAAGCCGGTCCCAAGCTGTTGCTGGCGACCTATTTCGCTTCGGTGGCGGAGCACGCGGTCTGGCTCAAGTCCTCGGCTGTCGCCGGGGTGCATATCGACGCGGTGCGGGCGCCGGAACAGGTGGCCGATTTCGTCGAAGAGTTCCCGGCGGACAAGGTGCTTTCCCTGGGCCTGATCGACGGGCGCAACGTCTGGCGCACCGACCTGCGCCGCGCGCTGGACCTGGCGGAAAGCGCCAGTGCGGCACTCGGGGAGAGGCTGTGGCTCGCGCCCAGCTGCTCCCTGCTGCACGTGCCGCAGGACCTGGAGCTGGAAACCTCGCTGAATCCCGAGATCAAGGCCTGGCTCGCCTTCGCCGTGCAGAAGCTGGAGGAGCTGGCCGTGATCGACAAGGGGCTGCGGCTGGGGCGGCAGGCCGTCGCCGCCGAACTGGCGGAACAGGAGCGCTTGCTGCTGGCCCGGGCGCAATCGCCGCTGACCCATGATCCCGACGTCAAGCGGCGGCTGGAGGGATTGAGCGATGCCGATTTCCGCCGCTACTCGCCGTTCGGCGAGCGTTGTCCGCTGCAGCGCGAGCGGCTGCGTCTGCCGCCGTTTCCGACCACCACCATCGGCTCCTTTCCCCAGACGCCGGCGATCCGCAAGGCGCGGGCTGCCCACCGCAGCGGCGAGCTGAACGAGGCGGCCTACCGGGACGCGATGCGGGCGGCCATCCGCGAAGCCATCGGCAAGCAGGAAGCCCTGGGGCTGGACCTGCTGGTGCACGGCGAGGCCGAGCGCAACGACATGGTGGAGTATTTCGGCGAGCAGTTGGCCGGCTACGCCTTCACCAAGCACGGCTGGGTGCAGAGCTACGGCTCCCGCTGCGTCAAGCCGCCGATCATTTACGGCGACGTGGCGAGAGCTAAGCCGATGACGGTGGAATGGATCGGCTACGCCCAAAGCCTGACGAAGAAGCCCGTCAAAGGCATGCTGACGGGGCCGGTGACCATGCTGCAATGGTCCTTCGTGCGGGACGACCAGCCGCGCGCGACGACCGCCCTGCAGATCGCGCTGGCGATCCGCGACGAGGTGGCCGACCTGGAAGCCGCCGGCGTGGCGGCGATCCAGATCGACGAGCCGGCATTCCGCGAAGGGCTGCCGCTCAAGGCCGCCGATCGGGCCGATTATCTGGACTGGGCGGTCAAGGCGTTCCGGCTCGCCTCCTGCGGCGTCGCCGACGACACCCAGATCCATACCCACATGTGTTATTCCGAGTTCGGCGACATCCTGCCGGCCATCGCCGCGCTGGATGCCGACGTCATCACCGTCGAAACCTGCCGCTCGGCCATGGACCTGCTGGAAGCCTTCCGCGTCTTCGGCTATCCCAACGACATCGGCCCCGGCGTCTACGACATCCATTCGCCACGGGTTCCGGCCGGCGCCGAGATGCGGGCGCTGCTGGAAAAGGCCGCCGCGGCGGTCGATCCGGAGCGGCTGTGGGTCAACCCGGACTGTGGCCTGAAAACCCGCCAGTGGCCGGAGGTCGAGCAGGCGCTGGCGAACATGGTCGAGGCGGCCAGGGCCATGCGAGAGGCGAAATCGGGGCTCGAATCGGCGGGACGAAAGGGAGCTTTGAAACGGGCATGA